The segment AGTGAGATTATATCTCCAATCTCTGGTGAAGTCATCGAGGTTAACACAAAGCTCGCTGATTCACCTGGCTTGGtaagtttttcttttcatcTGAACAGTTAAACCAAGTGTGTGGTGTGGTGCGTATCAAAACTTATTTGTTGGTTTTTCATTTGAGTAGATTAACTCAAGCCCTTACGAAGATGGTTGGATGATAAAGGTGAAACCAAGCAACCCCGCAGAGCTGGAATCCTTGATGGGTCCAAAGGAATACACCAAGTTCTGCGAAGAGGAAGACGCTGCTCACTAGGGTTTCTTCGTCTTTGTCCTAAACAAAAAGCAAAACAAGAGAGGACCCATGCTAAATGTTTCAATCTTTTCACTACTTCTCAATGTTTCCTACCTCTGTATCAAATTTGTATCTCTGTAATACTGTTTTGGTTAAAAATCGTTCGGTGAGTCTCAAGAGAGCTTTAACTAAGAATAACACAGAGAAGAAAAAGTTTCGTCAATTTTCAATCATATATAGTTGAAGAGGGTCTAACtttcaaacaaaaccaaagtCGTCTGCATGAGAAAGGAAAAGACTTTGATCTGTACAGTTACTCCTATCAGACAGCTGCAGCTGGTGAGGGTGAAGGTGACTCGTCGTAGGAGATAGAAATCAGCTCTGATCTGAGCTTTTCCGCATCTTCAGAGTTTCTTTTAGTGACGACTCCGTTTGTTGTAGTAGTGACGACAGGTTTCACATCTGAGGACGTTATAGACTCTTGCTCCTCTTCAGGTGAAGTGTAGGAGATGGCAATGAGAGACTCACGTGCTTCTTCTTGAGAGATATCGTTACGCGGTTGTTCCATCAAACAGTCAATGCCTTCACACGCTTTCTGCATATTTTTTTGTAGCAAAGAAACCAAACACATACTTATCAATGTAACAGAAACACAATATACATTACACGACAATTCAAAACCCAAAGCCAACTAGAAAGAAAGTCTTGACCAATAGAAATGAAGAAATTACATAGAAGCTTAAGACAGAACATATGTTAAAAGGTCAAAGCTTTACATTTCATATAACGAATCAATCACTAACAAACCAAGCGTATAACCTAAACCTAGAAACACAGCCCTAAAACTCCGTTGACCGAGTCAAACTTTAACCCCCAAATATAAAGTCAACgcaatttatttaatttttttcgtAATTTCTTTTCCATGCGATGTTATCGGAGGGAATCAGTAAatcaaaaacatattaaaacaaaaagaattatCCAAATTCTATCTTTCCCTCCGAACAAATCTCTCCTTGTTCTTGCAGGGAAAAATAGTATTGAACAATAATCCGATACAATTGATTATAAACACAAGTGCGAAAGGAAgtaaaaaacagaaaaaggaGATCGATGAAACTGAGGAATGACGAAAGGGACGGAGAAGCTGAGGAAGAGAGAAACGTACCTCTTTGTTTCGTACTACGGCAATTCTAAAcgcagacaaaaaaaaaaattagataactGGTTTTTATTGGGCATTTTTTAACATTCCACGTTTTTTTGACCAAATTATATTCTTTGCCAGCTAATTCCCACGTCGATAAACTTTATTCAATTACCAAGTGGGTTTTCTTATTCTAGATTTTAGCATTCAATCTTCTTATCAATAGACTTTTCTGGATAACTGAGTTTGATTTTAGCCTACTATTCTTTTGACATGCTATACTTTCCACATTATTGCCCCCAATTTGTTACCATAAAAAACgggtgtttttcaaaaccaactcatattttcaagtcaaacccaaaaccaacccttttttttttgttcatactattcatcaataaaattttcatactatccttatgtttttgaattattcacaaaattgccatttttatttatttatttattaatttcgaaattaacaaaaaatcaaatacaccctaaccatttcttcttatttacaaaaataccatcatcatcaatttttccaaccaccatgaaccaccatttttaagctctaaagctctagaattcaattttcaaccactttttttctcattataacccaaaaaacttcatttcctctcatctcctctacatttccatctaaaaaactctcataactatcattttcataatcacaaacttcatattttcgagtttcttcattagtgaatcgttaaagatgcttctttttgctcatatttggagtttggacggttgaaaaggttggaaacgagctttacacatgaaaaatgtaactatttacatggttttcgttctttttcagatctgtgtcgtgacggtagactgttttgtatgtctacgcctccgtggagacttacgatgcagtctatttatcaacgcacgggttagttttgcaattgaccagacaaattttttttctaacgcagacttccccagtagtctccgtctttacctttgacaacaaaaataaaactttcggtagacttactaagacgtctacctaaaaaaggttaatttttcatttgaccgaacttttgacttttcaaaatagacttcaacggaagtctacaaaatgtagactgccaacgaagtctataaaaggtcagttttgcatttgaccaaaactttgacttcgtggaataggttagttttgtgtttgaccaaaaagtttaaaaagcaatcaaaaatttattaaattgtagacttcatatgcagtcttcttatcttaaaaaaaaaaaagtatactgcgtataaagtctacttttttattttggtcaaatgcaaaaccaacccgtcggatttgagagtagacttcacaagaagtctacacacccgtagacgttcattttaatatactgatttgaagtcaaacttggtcaattgcaaaactaacctctttcaaaaaaattcaaacatgtagactgcacatgaagtctagttctgaaagtcaaatcttggatgaattctggtcaattgtaaaaagtaacttttttaaattgtagactgaaatgaaagtctacatgtacaaaattacaacttttattcaactatagaaagcaacccgtaaaatggtcaattgcaaaaatcaACCCAAAGAATAGACCTATTTGAcagtctacgtctgtaaactgaaaagaacgtcaacatcttcagagactaaatattaagtcttcatagaaaaatctataaaaatgtgaatttgtgtattattcattaaattttttctagtttttttgtttgacagtgtgtgttagttaatcctaatgagTTTgagtgatttaaaaataatttttttttataattatgaaggtataattcatttgatttgacaatgttgttagctaataattgtagacgtatttctaagtcttcgtttatagttttgctagtaaggctgagcttgtttcaaagctgaagtcggtgactgtggaatataattttacattttcagcatataagacaacaaaaactctgtatgtggctaagtgtcgtgttcaaggatgtggttggaaacttagagcgagtgtgaagtatgggccaaagacattttgggtgacaaaatattcgaaaaggatgaagaatcggaaaggttgaagaatgttccttgtgcatgatggctgtacacatggtaaacttcttgaaatgacacaagaagattatgatctggacaacaaaattgagaagatggtgctaacctattccttaccaaacatcatttaaaacaaatgactccgaataggaatatactcctcttatgcctgtcacgaataatcaacaagtacggaacttgatcgagttatctaagacacactttgtacgcctttgtgtatcaagcctgcgccaatacactaaaaaaaaaattggattgac is part of the Brassica rapa cultivar Chiifu-401-42 chromosome A09, CAAS_Brap_v3.01, whole genome shotgun sequence genome and harbors:
- the LOC103840159 gene encoding uncharacterized protein LOC103840159 — encoded protein: MEQPRNDISQEEARESLIAISYTSPEEEQESITSSDVKPVVTTTTNGVVTKRNSEDAEKLRSELISISYDESPSPSPAAAV